GGCGATTATGTTCTAGGGAATGTAGTTTATTTGGGTGAAATTAGTCTTGATGTGATTGAGGAGAGTAATAATTGAGAATTGAGAATTAAATTGATTGCTAATGATATTATAGTGGGGACTCAATTTATTTAGATGATTATAATAGTTTTGATAAGTTTATTGATGAGACTTATGAGTTGAATTATGATAGTGCTAGATCTTTGTATCTTTTTATAAATAATGATTATTATTTGTTAGATTGTATGGAGGAAGTATATGATGTGATTTTATATTTCTATAGTCGCAGCTTGGTTACTTTGTAGTGTTTTTTACTACAAGCTAACTAAGCTGCTTTTTGTATATTTGGAAGTTAACAATCTTAAATCATTTGATAAAGCCCTCAATTTAGGGTCTTTTTTTATTTGAACATATAATTCAAGCAATAAGACATTTGGTTATAATTTGAAAAATAGTATATTATTTAACAAAGACGTTTACAGAAATAGTATAATCCACGTCCTTATTTAGTAGATAATTTAGCAAAGATAAAGTTCTACCAAAGGAGAGATTATACTTAATTAAGTTAATAAAGCAAGCTAAAAAAGGTAATAAGAATTCTTTGATGGAACTTTTAAATCGATTTAAACCACTAATTAAAAAATTTAGTAATGAATTAAAATATGAAGAAGCTGAAAGTGATTTGATTATATCATTCATCCAAATAATTAAAAGCTGTGAAATAAAGGAAATTGACCATGAAGGACAAGCAGTTAATTACATATATATATCATTAAAAAACAAAAAAATAGACCTGTTTAGAATGTATATCCAAAGAAATCAAAAGGAGTATGAAATAAATTTAGATATATTAGCAGATAAAAGCATTACCGAAATAGAAGATAGAATTTTAATTAAAAAACTCTTAACATTATTAACCGATTTACAAAAAAAAAGATCTTAAAAGCAAAATTTTTTATGGACTATTCAGAAATTGAGATAGGAAAAAGCTTGAATGTTTCTAGGCAAGCTGTCAATAGAGCTAAAAATCGAGCCTTAAATAAGATTAGAAAATATTTAGCTTCATAGCAGATTAAAGGTGGTGAATTTAATGGAAAGTAAAATATTAGATTTGGCTTTGTCCCAAGGAATATGGGCAGTATTAGCGGTTATTCTTATCTTCTATATTTTAAAGGCTCAAGAAAAGAGAGATTTAAAGCAAGAAGAAAGAGAAGAGAAATATCAAAATATAATTACTCAACTTACTGATAAGCTAAATATTGTAGAGATTATGAAGGAAGATTTAAGTGAAATTAAAGATTATCTATACAAAAATTAAAAAAATAAAAATTTCAGGTTTACAAATTATTTAGTAAGTACGTTGTTATTAAGTGTAAGAAAAATCAACCGGTTGGATTAAAGTTTGTCTAAAAATTAAAGGGAGATGATATCAATGGGTAGAAGACTTTTAGATCAAGAAACTAAAACATTTTCAGGAATGGAACTTACTAAATATGTAAATAATGCAAAAGGGACAGAATTTGATAATTTAGAAGCTGCTATTCAGGGATTAGGTTTAACAGTTGCAGGAATAGTCATTACTAATCCTATGGCTTCTGCTATAACAACAACTATTGGAGTAGGTGTAAGTCTAAGTACTGTCTATGATGCAGTTATTGCTGCTATCGATGATTCTGATTTAGAAAGTACAATTGATAGAATGAAAGAAGGAAATAGCCTAAGAGTGACTACAAAATTTTATGAATGGTCTTTTGGAGATGGAAATCATGTCACTTATTACAGTAATGTATCTTATACAATAGTTTAAGTTCAAAGGTAATTAAAATAATAAAAACTGGGATTATTAATAATCCCAGTTTTTATTATTTTATTCATTAAATATTTCTCTTATATATGAAATTAAGCATAAGAACTAATCCATTTGCAATTAATAACATCTCTACAAATGCATTGATAGTATAAAACTTATAAACAGCTATAACTACAAAAATAAAAGCAATTATGAACACAAATATATCGATTATTTTAGGAATAGAAAAGAGTTTTAATGATTTTATCATAAAGAAAATTGATAGAATTATAAAATAAAGGCTTAGATATATGTGATTATAACTTTCTATTTTAGAAGGTATGTTTAGTTTATTAAAAACTATTTTCTGCTCCATCATATTAATATGTGTAATATAAGACATTCCGATATAAATAGATAAAGAGAATAAATACATTGAGATTACCAATATAGTTTTTTTGTTCTTCTTCACGCAGTTCCCCCCTTTTTTTATTAAGTCTATTAATGTTTGATACTAGTGTCAAACAAGACTAGCTCAAATTTTCAACTATATCACATTCTATATGTTTATTTGATTTTATGGGACATCTATCCTACTCAAAAGGTAGAGAATAACTAGGGTGGGTGCGTAATGGAATAAGAAAGCTAGCCAGCCAACACAAGCTGGGGACAGGTGAGAAACTGATGCGTCATTTCTCATCACCCTAAATCGTATCCCTCAATCTTCCCTCCCCCCCATAAAGATAGCTCCTTATTTAATTTATATATTAATTTACTAACAACAATATAAATAATTATTTTATCTGTTAAAGCTTATGGTAGCAAGGAATTAGAGAAAGATATAACGAGGTTTTTATTTGTTCAATTATTCTTATCATGCTAAGTAACTTTTAATCATTATAAACAAATTCCATTGATACTACATTATCCTCTGTTATATCATCAGTAGTTTCAATCTCCAATTGAGCTAATGCTGCTTTGGTTTTAGCAGCTATGTAATGTCCATCCTTCAATAAGGGTTCTTCAAATACCAACTCAGGTTTTAACTTGTTATCTACTATATTCCACTTAACATAGACTGCTAAAGAACGATTGCCTTCATATTTATCTTTAAAAGTTCGATAATTTAAGGCTTTACATCCAAAGTATATTTCTTGATTTTGCTCTACATATTCTTCTATAGGAATCATTTGAGCTACTATTTTTTCTAAAGTATCAGATTGAGATGGATTGTATTCGATAATATAGTTAGCCACTCCTGAGTTTTCTATCACTTGATCTGCTACCATTGCATTCTTTTTGTCTAGACTAAGATTAGTTCCAGCATAAACATCTATCACCTGTTTTCTAGTAAGGTCCATTTTAGCAGATAATAAACCTTGTTTTTTATTAAATAGTTCAAATCTCCAGCCTAAAGTAATAGACCCTGCTCTGGTTGGCCAAGCTCTAGTTATATAAATTAATTTCTTACTTAAAAATTTATTTTTCAATTTTATTACTGAGTTTCTAACTAATTCTATCCAGTTTTCTCCCAAAAGTTGTTCTGCTCTTTCAGGTCTTAGCTTATTTTCTAAAAAATCAGCATTTCCTTTTTTAAAGGTAATTTTAAACTCTTGGTGCGATTGATCACTTAAGTTTTTACAAGCAACATAAATATCAGTTTTTGGTTCACCACTGCTACAAGTTGGTTTATCACTAAAGACTACTTCATATTCTTCACCTTTAAAATTAAATCTACTTTCTGGAGCAAATTTCTCTACAATTAATCTCTCATCTTTACTAAATCTTTTAGCCATTTGAAGATTCCTCCTAATATTGTCATTTCTCATTTAATAGGATAACTTCTATAATTAATATAAAAGACCTCCAAAATTGATTTTTTAAATTACTTATAGTTTTAAACAAAGGTTGATAAAATGAGCTTACGATATTAATTATTTATTAAATCTGATAAAATAAAGGAGTGAGTAAGTTTATATGTAATATTAAATAATGATTACAGTTATAATATAATCAGTAGAAATTATATTAAAGATTTGTGTGGATTGAAATTAAGGAGGATAAATTAAAGATATGAAGTACAATAATAATTTTGAAATTATTTCTTTATTTGCAGGTTGTGGTGGTCTAGATTTAGGTTTTGAACAGGCTGGATTTAATGTAATCTGGGCTAATGAATATAATAAAAAAATATGGGCTACCTATGAAGAAAATCATAAACAGACTGAATTGGATAAAAGATCAATTGTTGATATTGAATCTGAAGAAATACCTAAAGCTACAGGAATTATTGGAGGACCTCCTTGTCAAAGCTGGAGTTTAGCAGGTTCAATGGGAGGAATTGATGATAATAGAGGTAAATTATTTTATGAATATATTAGAATCTTAAGAGATAAGCAACCTGAATTCTTTTTAGCTGAGAATGTTCCAGGTATCATATCTAAAAGACATATTAAAGAGTTTAACAAAATTATCAGCATGCTTGAAGAAACAGGTTATAATGTAACTTACAAAAAACTTGATTCTTCTGATTATGGAGTTCCTCAGAGTAGGAAAAGAGTTTTTATCATTGGTTATCGTAAAGATTTAAATTTAAAATTTGATTTCAATAACGTTAAAAAGAGAGAAATTGTAACTTTAAAAGAAGCTATTGGAGATTTACCTAAGCCGCTTCCTGCTAAAGAGAAGAATTATACTAATGGTGATGATCTAGAGATTAACGGACATGAATACTTTATTGGAAATTTTTCTTCAAGGTTTATGTCTAGAAATAGACGTAGAGGTTGGGATGAAGTGGCCTATACTATAGAAGCCAGTGGTCGCCATGCTAAAATACATCCTTCTGCTGGAGAGATGACTAAGGTAGAGAAGGATAAATGGATTTTTGATGAGAGTAAGCCTTATAGAAGGCTCTCTATTAGAGAATCAGCTCGAATTCAGACCTTTCCAGATGATTTTAAATTTATCTATGAACGATTAAATGATGGATATAAAATGATTGGTAATGCAGTACCTGTTAAACTTTCTAAAGTTTTGGCAGAAGTAATAAGTAATGATTTAGATAGTATCAAAAACTTAACTAATAAAAAGGTATCTTCTTTTTAAGAATATTAAGCTTAATAATTGTAAATTTATCTATTAATAAAATCAAAGCAGATAGCAGTGAAAGATAAACTGTTGTCTGCTTTTTATGTGTGCCTCGTAGATTTAGTAAACAGTAGGTGAAAATCCTATCCATGCTGTTTTCGCCAGTACGGTGTGTGAAATCAACAGTAGCAGGGTGNNNNNNNNNNNNNNNNNNNNNNNNNNNNNNNNNNNNNNNNNNNNNNNNN
The nucleotide sequence above comes from Orenia marismortui DSM 5156. Encoded proteins:
- a CDS encoding helix-turn-helix domain-containing protein, which encodes MKQAKKGNKNSLMELLNRFKPLIKKFSNELKYEEAESDLIISFIQIIKSCEIKEIDHEGQAVNYIYISLKNKKIDLFRMYIQRNQKEYEINLDILADKSITEIEDRILIKKLLTLLTDLQKKRS
- a CDS encoding sigma factor-like helix-turn-helix DNA-binding protein, with protein sequence MDYSEIEIGKSLNVSRQAVNRAKNRALNKIRKYLAS
- a CDS encoding BhlA/UviB family holin-like peptide, producing the protein MESKILDLALSQGIWAVLAVILIFYILKAQEKRDLKQEEREEKYQNIITQLTDKLNIVEIMKEDLSEIKDYLYKN
- a CDS encoding DNA cytosine methyltransferase — protein: MKYNNNFEIISLFAGCGGLDLGFEQAGFNVIWANEYNKKIWATYEENHKQTELDKRSIVDIESEEIPKATGIIGGPPCQSWSLAGSMGGIDDNRGKLFYEYIRILRDKQPEFFLAENVPGIISKRHIKEFNKIISMLEETGYNVTYKKLDSSDYGVPQSRKRVFIIGYRKDLNLKFDFNNVKKREIVTLKEAIGDLPKPLPAKEKNYTNGDDLEINGHEYFIGNFSSRFMSRNRRRGWDEVAYTIEASGRHAKIHPSAGEMTKVEKDKWIFDESKPYRRLSIRESARIQTFPDDFKFIYERLNDGYKMIGNAVPVKLSKVLAEVISNDLDSIKNLTNKKVSSF